A genomic window from Magnetococcales bacterium includes:
- a CDS encoding FAD-binding protein, protein MPEGFLNALRQAVGETRLLAESVALQAYAWDNTGLPRLPHAVVLAESREEVRAVLALCRRHRVPVIPRGAGTGNVGGALAEAGGVVLSLQRMNRILEINAADRLAVVEPGVINGDLQERLRPLKLCWPPDPSSSRSCSIGGNIAMCAAGPGAIRHGVTRDWVLGLEAVLPDGRVIHSGSRTTKSVVGYDLTRLLVGSEGTLAVVTGATLKLSPLPEARGLLRAVFEDVALCAAAVAGLMDRGEPPSAIEFLDGSSLQLLRTHAEVVLPERAGAMLLLEVTGTAREIPLLLTEMEERLAPFQPLEVARSASAAEAAQVWAARYALSPTLKKLAPRRINEDVVVPVSRLAELITFLEELSRRSGIPICNFGHAGNGNIHVNFLIDPKDASLMSRAEALLEQLFRQVIALGGSLSGEHGVGMQKRAFVPLEIDAVTLELQRQLKAFFDPENILNPGKIFP, encoded by the coding sequence CTGCCGGAAGGGTTTCTGAACGCTCTCCGTCAGGCGGTGGGCGAAACCCGCCTGCTGGCGGAAAGCGTGGCTCTGCAGGCCTACGCCTGGGACAATACCGGCCTGCCCCGCTTGCCCCATGCGGTGGTGCTGGCGGAGAGCCGGGAAGAGGTTCGCGCGGTGTTGGCCTTGTGTCGGCGACATCGGGTACCGGTGATTCCCCGGGGAGCGGGCACCGGCAACGTGGGCGGCGCCCTGGCGGAAGCGGGGGGGGTGGTCCTTTCGCTGCAGCGCATGAACCGCATCCTGGAGATCAATGCGGCGGATCGTCTGGCGGTGGTGGAACCGGGGGTGATCAACGGTGATCTGCAGGAGCGCCTGCGTCCCCTGAAGCTGTGCTGGCCCCCGGATCCCTCCTCGTCGCGCAGTTGCAGCATCGGGGGCAACATCGCCATGTGCGCCGCAGGTCCCGGAGCCATCCGGCACGGGGTGACCCGTGACTGGGTGTTGGGTCTGGAGGCGGTTCTGCCGGATGGCCGGGTGATTCACAGCGGCAGCCGCACCACCAAGAGCGTGGTGGGCTACGATCTGACCCGGCTGCTGGTGGGCTCGGAAGGAACCCTGGCGGTGGTGACCGGGGCCACCCTGAAGCTGTCGCCTCTTCCCGAAGCCAGAGGATTGCTGCGGGCCGTTTTTGAAGATGTGGCCCTCTGCGCAGCGGCGGTGGCCGGTCTGATGGATCGGGGCGAGCCCCCCTCGGCCATCGAATTCCTGGACGGCTCCTCGTTGCAACTGCTGCGCACCCATGCCGAGGTGGTTCTGCCGGAGCGGGCAGGGGCCATGCTGCTGCTGGAGGTGACGGGCACAGCACGCGAAATACCGCTGCTCCTGACGGAGATGGAAGAGCGTCTGGCGCCGTTTCAACCCCTGGAGGTGGCGCGATCGGCCTCGGCGGCGGAGGCGGCCCAGGTTTGGGCGGCGCGTTACGCCCTCTCTCCCACCCTGAAGAAGCTGGCCCCGCGTCGCATCAACGAGGATGTGGTGGTACCCGTCTCCCGGCTGGCGGAGCTGATCACCTTTCTGGAAGAGCTGTCACGTCGGAGCGGTATCCCCATCTGCAACTTCGGCCACGCCGGCAACGGCAACATTCATGTCAATTTTTTGATCGATCCGAAGGATGCGAGCCTGATGAGCCGGGCGGAAGCCCTTCTGGAGCAGCTCTTCCGCCAGGTGATCGCTCTTGGGGGTTCCCTCTCCGGGGAACACGGGGTGGGTATGCAGAAAC
- a CDS encoding BON domain-containing protein: MNRIGWLVMGWVMLGASGCVPVALVGTGLVTTSALGERRGPQEYFEDHYVAVKIRSAYMQSNIVKLGHVNVSVYRGDVLLTGSAESEKEISEAVRIAKETRGVLRVASELKVQPQSAEEIAKDSLIGNAVKMKILADEKVRGLDIHVETTKSVVYLTGMAHTVGERDQAIKVAGSVDGVREVVSYIEVKENTYPVERKAPQPLKIEP; the protein is encoded by the coding sequence ATGAACAGGATCGGATGGTTGGTGATGGGATGGGTGATGCTGGGCGCTTCGGGCTGTGTGCCGGTGGCGCTTGTGGGTACGGGATTGGTGACCACCAGCGCGTTGGGAGAACGGCGGGGTCCCCAGGAGTATTTCGAGGACCACTACGTAGCGGTGAAGATCCGCTCGGCTTACATGCAGAGCAATATCGTCAAGCTGGGCCACGTCAACGTCTCGGTCTATCGCGGGGATGTGCTGCTGACCGGTTCGGCGGAATCGGAAAAGGAGATCAGCGAAGCCGTTCGTATCGCCAAGGAGACCCGTGGCGTGTTGCGCGTGGCTTCGGAGTTGAAGGTGCAACCCCAGTCGGCGGAAGAGATCGCCAAGGACTCCCTGATCGGCAACGCCGTGAAGATGAAGATCCTGGCGGATGAAAAGGTGCGAGGCCTCGACATTCATGTGGAAACCACCAAGTCGGTGGTCTACCTGACCGGCATGGCCCATACCGTGGGGGAACGGGATCAGGCCATCAAGGTGGCCGGTTCGGTCGATGGGGTGAGAGAGGTGGTCTCTTACATCGAGGTGAAGGAGAACACCTATCCGGTGGAACGGAAGGCTCCCCAACCCCTCAAGATCGAGCCTTGA
- a CDS encoding YraN family protein → MTGTEGGQHLRLGRLGENLAGWYLRLHGYRLLGRNVRLPTGEIDLVAVQGEILVFCEVKTRRHRGCGTAAEAVDERKQLRLARLAEEYLQRHPAFRESACRFDVVVVYREGLFWRVEVIADAFRPGW, encoded by the coding sequence ATGACCGGGACGGAAGGCGGTCAGCATCTGCGTCTGGGTCGCCTGGGGGAGAATCTGGCGGGTTGGTATCTGCGCCTGCACGGCTACCGCCTGCTGGGTCGCAACGTGCGCCTGCCCACGGGTGAGATCGATCTGGTGGCGGTTCAGGGGGAGATTCTGGTATTTTGCGAGGTGAAAACCCGTCGGCACCGGGGTTGCGGTACGGCGGCGGAAGCGGTGGACGAGCGCAAGCAGCTTCGTCTGGCCCGACTTGCGGAGGAGTATCTGCAACGGCATCCCGCCTTTCGGGAGAGCGCGTGCCGCTTCGATGTGGTCGTGGTGTATCGGGAAGGTTTGTTCTGGCGGGTGGAGGTGATCGCCGATGCCTTTCGCCCCGGGTGGTAG
- the rsmI gene encoding 16S rRNA (cytidine(1402)-2'-O)-methyltransferase yields the protein MDGIRDAEQGVSGTLYVVPTPIGNLEDMTLRAIRVLKEVDRILAEDTRHTLILCHHFGIATPLTSLNEHNLAERLPEVLARLEGGASMALVSDAGTPGISDPGSPLLEAVLQRGITVRALPGACAVTTALSASGFAAQRFVFEGFLPRKGRDRARRLAEIAGEDRTVAFYESPKRLEETLKDLERVLPPGRLVVISRELSKRHESWYRGDAAALVRQFAGWTPRGEVTVMVAGASRGERPEVEAPAVEVRLKTLFDQGLRVREAASAVARETGLPRGDVYRLALDLRRQGENPDS from the coding sequence ATGGACGGGATCCGGGATGCTGAGCAGGGGGTTTCGGGAACGCTGTATGTGGTTCCGACCCCCATCGGCAACCTGGAAGACATGACGTTGCGCGCCATCCGGGTGTTGAAGGAGGTGGACCGAATCCTGGCGGAAGATACCCGACATACCCTCATTCTATGCCACCATTTCGGGATTGCAACCCCTTTGACCAGTCTGAACGAGCATAATCTGGCGGAGCGGCTGCCGGAAGTGTTGGCTCGCCTGGAAGGGGGGGCCTCCATGGCGCTGGTCAGCGATGCGGGCACACCGGGCATCAGCGATCCCGGTTCGCCCCTGTTGGAAGCGGTGCTGCAACGGGGTATCACGGTAAGGGCTCTGCCGGGGGCCTGCGCCGTGACCACCGCCTTGTCGGCCTCGGGCTTTGCGGCGCAACGCTTCGTCTTCGAGGGTTTTCTGCCCCGCAAGGGTCGGGATCGGGCCCGGCGCCTGGCGGAGATCGCCGGGGAAGATCGTACCGTGGCTTTTTACGAATCGCCCAAACGGTTGGAAGAGACCTTGAAGGATCTTGAACGGGTTTTGCCGCCGGGGCGGCTGGTGGTGATAAGCCGGGAGTTGAGCAAACGCCATGAAAGCTGGTATCGGGGAGATGCGGCTGCGTTGGTCCGGCAGTTCGCCGGCTGGACGCCCCGTGGAGAAGTGACGGTGATGGTGGCCGGGGCCAGCCGGGGGGAACGACCGGAGGTGGAGGCCCCTGCGGTGGAGGTGCGCTTGAAGACGTTGTTCGACCAGGGCCTGCGGGTGCGGGAGGCGGCCTCGGCCGTGGCGCGGGAGACGGGTCTGCCCCGTGGCGATGTCTACCGTCTGGCTCTGGACCTGCGGCGACAGGGGGAGAATCCCGATTCATGA
- a CDS encoding penicillin-binding protein activator yields the protein MSSSRSLAILATALLLLQSCATDRPSPAASASKAEAPAVPAPKDGAPGRKATQKSFDDTKPAKSSASSQTAKTPPPAAKPVPPPVLIKPPRVTAQDLPAGPGAALERPVTPEPGAGQEMPVPASPPPAMPQAAPVAPPPLQPGAVPDAQAWQSVLAGYFDPGTAQTALPTPGSLERLAFQPQHRLILTEVLSSLSQEELQSLSKPGRNTSLTPWLHVELGDRLAEAGQEEQARAYWSKAVSAGEGSDPNASIGLAAGEANQRLQAASLVPALKVGLLVPTGGSYATMGRQLILAAQQAVSDYRDVPIAVTIADSGTDAESAARETRQLLEQGVELIVGPVLQASAQGAVPVALAAGKPIMVLNPRAELLNLESRVNQRNIFLHAFQPGLQAQFLARHAVRDRGLRYAAILAPDSDYGHLTSKAFAQEMESRGGKVVHTLFFPPEATDMTPWLKELANLGQKNAAQRLQAASARPGLDPSDPPRPRNPGELGPKVDFDLLFLPMPAETARLVVPQAALFHLRHPQVQFLGTSLWNRPALLSQGSEFFEGALFCDNPVDPVFKTRYSANWKEEAPALAQLTYDSFAVLGQLLRAQRLGGPAWREELMRPAGFRGSSGRVRFLADGTSQHRYQLLQVNGGVIQPLVPTRQ from the coding sequence ATGTCTTCTTCCCGATCGCTTGCGATACTGGCCACGGCGCTTCTGCTCCTGCAATCCTGTGCCACGGACCGCCCCTCCCCCGCAGCCTCCGCTTCCAAGGCGGAAGCCCCTGCGGTCCCCGCCCCGAAGGATGGCGCTCCGGGGCGTAAAGCCACCCAGAAATCCTTTGACGACACCAAACCGGCGAAGTCGTCCGCTTCATCCCAGACGGCCAAAACCCCGCCGCCCGCCGCCAAACCGGTTCCACCCCCGGTGTTGATCAAACCACCCCGGGTCACCGCCCAGGATCTGCCCGCCGGACCCGGCGCGGCGTTGGAACGACCCGTTACGCCCGAACCCGGCGCAGGGCAAGAGATGCCCGTTCCGGCCTCCCCACCCCCGGCGATGCCGCAGGCCGCGCCGGTCGCGCCGCCTCCTCTGCAACCCGGCGCCGTTCCCGATGCCCAGGCCTGGCAGTCCGTTCTCGCCGGATATTTCGATCCCGGCACCGCTCAAACGGCGCTGCCAACCCCCGGCAGTCTGGAACGCCTGGCTTTTCAGCCTCAACACCGCCTGATTCTGACGGAGGTCTTATCCTCCCTCTCCCAGGAAGAGCTGCAAAGCCTGTCGAAACCGGGACGCAACACCTCTCTGACGCCCTGGCTGCATGTGGAGTTGGGAGACCGTCTGGCGGAAGCCGGTCAGGAAGAGCAGGCCCGCGCCTATTGGTCCAAAGCCGTCAGTGCCGGTGAAGGCAGCGACCCCAACGCATCCATCGGCCTGGCCGCCGGGGAGGCCAATCAGCGGTTGCAGGCCGCCAGCCTCGTTCCCGCTCTCAAGGTGGGGTTGTTGGTGCCGACGGGCGGTTCCTACGCCACCATGGGACGTCAATTGATTCTGGCGGCCCAACAGGCCGTTTCCGACTATCGGGACGTGCCCATCGCCGTAACCATCGCCGATTCCGGCACCGATGCCGAAAGCGCCGCGCGTGAAACCCGTCAGCTTCTCGAACAGGGTGTGGAACTGATCGTCGGTCCGGTATTGCAGGCTTCCGCTCAGGGGGCCGTTCCCGTAGCCCTGGCTGCCGGCAAACCGATCATGGTTCTCAACCCGCGCGCCGAGCTGCTCAATCTCGAATCCCGGGTCAACCAGCGCAACATCTTCCTGCACGCCTTTCAGCCCGGATTGCAGGCCCAGTTCCTGGCCCGGCACGCGGTACGGGATCGTGGTTTGCGTTACGCCGCCATTCTGGCTCCCGACTCCGACTACGGCCACCTGACTTCCAAGGCCTTTGCCCAGGAGATGGAAAGCCGGGGAGGCAAGGTGGTGCATACCCTCTTTTTCCCGCCCGAGGCCACGGACATGACCCCCTGGCTCAAGGAGCTGGCCAATCTGGGACAGAAGAACGCTGCCCAGCGTCTGCAGGCCGCCTCCGCCCGGCCCGGTCTCGACCCCTCCGATCCACCCCGGCCCCGCAATCCCGGAGAGTTGGGCCCGAAGGTCGATTTCGACCTGCTCTTCCTGCCCATGCCTGCGGAGACCGCTCGCCTCGTGGTGCCTCAGGCGGCGCTGTTCCATTTGCGGCATCCTCAGGTGCAGTTCCTGGGAACCTCTCTGTGGAACCGTCCGGCATTGCTCTCTCAGGGCAGCGAGTTCTTCGAAGGGGCTCTCTTCTGCGACAACCCCGTCGACCCCGTGTTCAAAACCCGTTATTCGGCCAACTGGAAGGAGGAAGCACCCGCTTTGGCGCAATTGACCTATGACAGTTTTGCGGTTCTGGGTCAACTGTTGCGGGCGCAGCGCCTGGGTGGGCCTGCCTGGAGGGAGGAGCTGATGCGTCCCGCAGGATTTCGCGGCTCCAGTGGACGGGTGCGCTTTCTGGCCGACGGCACCAGTCAGCATCGTTATCAACTGTTGCAGGTGAATGGCGGGGTCATCCAGCCGCTGGTACCGACACGTCAATAA